The Salvia miltiorrhiza cultivar Shanhuang (shh) chromosome 1, IMPLAD_Smil_shh, whole genome shotgun sequence genome has a window encoding:
- the LOC130988029 gene encoding uncharacterized protein LOC130988029 has translation MTLASRQAVFLLPPSSLHRHGIPPCQHRRAWKRRRLKPPTVHSEFNPAPPPLDNFFQGLLSQLPSVNSLDLIAPAVGFTSGIALFLSSKTPKLLPSPTSSSDIGEWILFTSPTPFNRFVTLRCPSIDFPENELMENVSEKLVKEDRHYVKLNSGRIIQPVESSDGSEDEKLVYQRLCVGTEDGGVLSLDWPANLDLEEERGFDTTALIVPGTVEGSSERKIRAFVCDCLRRGVFPLVMNPRGCAASPLTTPRLFTAADSDDISIAVQFITKRRPWTTLMAVGWEYGANMLTKYLAELGERTPLTAAICIDNPFDLEEATRSSVYHPDYDQRQTNGLIKILQCNKELFQGRGKGFDVEKALSASSVRDFEKAISMVSYGFDTIEDFYAKSSTRDVINKVKVPVLFIQNDDTKVPFFSIPRSLIAENPYTSLLLCSYKPSRKIMNERQTFSWCQHLALEWLSAVELGLLKGRHPLLKDVDVTINPSKGLALVEGRASPKRGGVGGVLNLTNGGSTNPQLEMLKVNGTATRAQLGSNKDIGELHIKGLQLEDNNVGKRSDAAVNPTTEGVNSSEVERGQVLQTAEVIMNMLDVTMPETLSDEQKKKVFNAVGKGETVMKALQDAVPDDVRGKLTTAVSGILQSRGSDLNFDKLLKLGRNSKEAPKLDPKVLEKAILGEDVQSLDQKKRTNGFEDGSSSVDHSPDMSPKDMESDEQASKISEKESDPIPDLGKGSHDEMGNSNESRDNTVEISDREIMAEVNPKQDSSSLFDGPDGAGDILDQKKLEGETCKGQSDPTIENNEPKSDVSNDHKSEPSNTEEKSSAPSPTSETPVMENEAENSQGKEEKDPISALSPNMSDASTFSVSRAFDALTGFDDSTQVAVNNVFNVIEGMIDQLEEKKDNVVDEVKNTKTKSEVNGVDEVKEFSEGSVSKNHLPQDDPRSSGTSDVNESLQSGNSDGSTLQDKEYSGDIHEGQHHEHGAYNHNSTDITNTRSQVKTESEISLLPASGELPTENFVTDLNRNSERIPIVLTKFPYGDPLYIECLKTYLSLKMKSAKPLGVNKPALYLDYIAEEGQWKILEQTETDTDYREDKTDSRPRSKSSDNTIEPSYVILDSGQSEDPNEELGKGTVSNNAEFDEAKFDGSTPLIKSLILECLEVEVGRRVSAFDLEDLELKLAREMEYVANAVSMVAGKGMHHMDKWNDNLLGKLGILDGENVVRAISSAVEDTEYLRTVLPIGVIVGSSLAALRKFFDVAAVNSDDEQNLAIDQVDKPTERLLPVGEKEGRQRPLREKQNRDKFTSYIDEETDVDDDGDIDLGNSKVIMGAVTAALGASALIAHQHESLNEEEQSRGSFKPEEMHEKTHNNIVTSLAEKAMSVASPVVPMKEDGGVDHDRIVSMLAELGQRGGMLRLIGKVALLWGGIRGAMSLIDKLISFLRLSERPLLQRILGFVFMVLLLWSPVVLPLLPTLIQSWATNNPFKIVEFACIAGLYISTMGMITLWGRRVRKYDDPLMQYGFDLASLPKLQNFLKGLAGGAVLVTLIHTVNTSLGCGYLHWPTTLSLVSSDPVASVKAYGQMLLLIVRGVATATVIAAVEELLFRSWLPQEIAADFGFHRGVLISGLLFALSQRSILEIPGLWLLSICLSGTRQRSQGSLSLPIGLRAGIVASNFILRTGGFLSYRSTFPLWIAGVRPFKPFSGVVGFAFALVLVAIFYPKQPLHKETETRHIKE, from the exons ATGACCCTGGCGTCCAGACAGGCCGTATTCCTCCTCCCACCTTCGTCTCTCCACCGACATGGCATACCGCCATGCCAGCACCGCCGTGCATGGAAGCGCCGCCGTCTCAAGCCCCCCACCGTCCACAGCGAGTTCAATCCCGCGCCACCGCCTCTCGATAATTTCTTCCAAGGCTTGCTCTCCCAGCTCCCCTCTGTTAATTCGCTTGATTTAATCGCCCCGGCAGTCGGCTTCACCTCCGGCATCGCTTTATTTCTATCTTCTAAAACCCCTAAATTGCTTCCTAGCCCTACATCGAGTTCTGATATTGGGGAATGGATCCTGTTCACCAGTCCGACGCCGTTTAATCGGTTCGTGACGTTGCGGTGTCCGTCTATTGATTTCCCTGAGAACGAATTAATGGAAAATGTGAGCGAGAAGCTTGTGAAAGAGGACAGGCATTATGTGAAACTGAACAGCGGGAGAATAATTCAGCCGGTCGAGAGTAGTGATGGAAGCGAAGATGAGAAATTGGTGTATCAGAGGCTCTGTGTTGGCACAGAGGATGGCGGAGTCCTCTCGTTGGATTGGCCAGCTAACTTGGACTTGGAGGAGGAGCGAGGGTTCGATACCACGGCGTTGATTGTTCCAGGGACGGTGGAGGGGAGCAGCGAGAGGAAAATTAGGGCTTTCGTGTGCGATTGCTTGAGGAGAGGTGTTTTTCCCCTGGTCATGAATCCAAGAGGTTGTGCTGCCTCGCCATTGACCACTCCACG GTTATTTACAGCTGCTGATAGTGATGATATCTCCATAGCTGTTCAGTTCATAACCAAGAGAAGGCCGTGGACAACATTAATGGCAGTTGGCTGGGAGTATGGTGCAAACATGTTGACGAAGTACTTGGCAGAACTTGGAGAGCGAACACCTCTTACAGCTGCAATATGCATAGACAATCCTTTTGACTTAGAGGAAGCCACAAGGTCCTCTGTCTACCATCCAGATTATGATCAGAGGCAAACAAACGGCTTGATTAAGATACTTCAATGTAACAAG GAATTATTTCAAGGCCGAGGTAAAGGATTTGACGTTGAAAAAGCATTGTCGGCCTCATCTGTTCGGGATTTTGAGAAAGCAATTTCTATGGTTTCTTATGGATTTGATACCATTGAAGACTTCTATGCAAAATCAAGCACACGAGATGTGATCAACAAAGTGAAAGTTCCTGTTCTGTTTATACAG AATGATGACACAAAAGTCCCATTCTTCTCTATCCCACGGAGTTTGATAGCAGAGAATCCATATACAAGCCTTCTTCTGTGTTCTTATAAGCCATCTAGAAAAATTATGAATGAAAGGCAAACGTTTTCTTGGTGCCAGCACCTAGCATTGGAG TGGCTTTCAGCTGTGGAGCTTGGACTTCTAAAAGGTCGGCATCCACTTCTCAAAGATGTTGATGTCACTATAAATCCATCGAAGGGTTTAGCATTGGTAGAAGGCAGAGCTTCTCCTAAAAGGGGAGGAGTTGGTGGAGTCTTGAATCTTACTAATGGGGGTTCTACAAATCCTCAATTGGAGATGTTAAAGGTAAATGGTACAGCCACGAGAGCTCAATTAGGATCCAACAAAGATATAGGAGAGCTGCATATCAAAGGATTGCAACTAGAGGACAACAATGTGGGGAAACGATCTGATGCTGCTGTCAACCCAACCACAGAGGGAGTAAACTCTTCTGAAGTTGAAAGAGGACAAGTACTACAGACTGCAGAAGTGATCATGAACATGCTTGATGTTACTATGCCCGAAACTCTGTCAGATGAACAGAAGAAAAAG GTTTTTAATGCGGTGGGTAAAGGAGAAACCGTAATGAAAGCTTTGCAAGATGCTGTTCCTGATGATGTTAGAGGAAAGCTCACAACTGCTGTTTCGGGTATTCTGCAGAGTCGAGGATCTgatttaaattttgataaattattaaAGCTAGGACGTAATAGTAAGGAGGCACCAAAATTAGACCCGAAGGTACTTGAAAAAGCAATTCTTGGTGAAGATGTCCAGTCTTTGGACCAAAAGAAGAGGACTAATGGCTTTGAAGATGGTTCCTCTAGTGTCGACCATAGCCCTGACATGTCTCCTAAGGATATGGAATCAGATGAACAGGCATCAAAGATTTCAGAGAAAGAGAGTGACCCCATTCCTGATTTGGGTAAGGGGTCCCATGATGAGATGGGAAATTCTAATGAGTCTCGTGATAATACAGTCGAAATTTCTGATAGGGAAATTATGGCAGAAGTAAATCCAAAACAAGATTCTTCCAGCTTGTTTGATGGGCCTGATGGAGCAGGGGATATTCTTGATCAAAAAAAATTGGAAGGCGAAACTTGTAAAGGTCAATCAGACCCAACAATCGAAAATAATGAGCCGAAAAGTGACGTTTCAAATGATCATAAATCTGAACCCTCTAACACAGAGGAAAAATCTTCAGCTCCATCCCCCACTTCTGAGACACCTGTTATGGAAAATGAAGCAGAAAACAGTCAGGGGAAGGAAGAAAAAGATCCAATATCTGCTTTAAGCCCAAATATGAGTGATGCATCAACCTTCAGTGTCTCTCGGGCATTTGATGCATTAACAGGATTTGATGATTCGACCCAAGTTGCCGTTAATAATGTATTCAATGTAATTGAGGGCATGATTGATCAGTTGGAGGAGAAAAAGGACAATGTGGTAGATGAAGTCAAGAACACAAAAACTAAAAGTGAAGTTAATGGAGTAGATGAGGTGAAGGAATTTAGTGAAGGCTCCGTGTCTAAGAATCATCTGCCACAGGATGACCCCAGATCTTCAGGGACAAGTGATGTCAATGAAAGCCTGCAGTCTGGCAATTCAGATGGTTCTACTTTGCAAGATAAAGAATACTCTGGGGACATACATGAAGGACAGCATCATGAACATGGTGCATACAACCATAATAGTACTGATATAACTAATACAAGGAGCCAGGTTAAGACCGAAAGTGAAATCAGTCTTTTGCCTGCATCCGGAGAACTTCCAACTGAAAATTTTGTGACAGATTTGAATAGGAATTCAGAAAGGATTCCTATAGTTTTAACTAAATTTCCATATGGTGATCCACTTTACATAGAGTGCCTCAAGACATATCTTTCTTTGAAGATGAAAAGCGCAAAGCCTCTAGGTGTGAATAAACCAGCATTATATTTAGACTACATCGCTGAAGAAGGTCAGTGGAAGATTTTAGAGCAAACTGAAACTGATACTGATTACAGAGAAGATAAGACTGACAGCCGACCACGATCTAAGAGTAGTGATAATACTATTGAACCATCTTACGTGATACTAGATTCTGGTCAATCCGAGGACCCAAATGAAGAACTTGGGAAGGGTACTGTCAGCAACAATGCTGAATTCGATGAGGCCAAATTTGATGGTTCCACGCCTCTCATCAAAAGTCTCATATTGGAATGTTTAGAAGTTGAAGTTGGACGTAGAGTCAGTGCTTTTGATCTGGAAGATCTGGAACTCAAACTTGCTAGAGAAATGGAGTATGTTGCCAATGCTGTATCTATGGTAGCAGGGAAAGGCATGCATCATATGGATAAGTGGAACGATAACCTTCTAGGGAAACTTGGCATTCTTGATGGAGAGAACGTAGTAAGAGCTATTTCATCTGCTGTTGAGGACACAGAATATTTGAGAACAGTATTGCCAATTGGTGTTATCGTAGGGTCTAGTTTAGCTGCACTGAGAAAGTTCTTTGATGtggcagcagtgaatagtgatGATGAACAGAATTTGGCTATTGATCAGGTTGATAAACCAACAGAGAGGCTTCTTCCAGTTGGTGAAAAGGAGGGTAGGCAAAGGCCCTTAAGGGAAAAACAAAATAGAGATAAATTCACCAGTTATATCGATGAAGAAActgatgttgatgatgatggtgatATTGATCTTGGAAATTCTAAAGTTATAATGGGTGCTGTTACAGCTGCTCTGGGGGCATCTGCTTTAATTGCTCATCAGCAT GAATCCCTGAATGAGGAAGAACAGAGCAGAGGATCTTTCAAGCCTGAGGAAATGCATGAGAAAACCCACAACAATATAGTGACGAGCCTTGCGGAGAAAGCAATGTCTGTTGCTAGTCCCGTGGTGCCTATGAAGGAAGATGGTGGAGTTGATCATGATAG GATTGTATCCATGCTTGCTGAACTGGGACAGAGGGGAGGTATGTTAAGGCTTATTGGAAAAGTTGCTTTACTTTGGGGTGGAATACGTGGGGCTATGAGTTTAATTGACAAGCTCATCTCATTTCTGCGCCTTTCAGAGCGTCCATTGCTACAAAG GATCCTTGGCTTTGTCTTTATGGTGCTGCTTCTATGGTCACCTGTTGTTCTTCCTCTGCTTCCAACACTCATTCAAAGCTGGGCAACAAATAACCCCTTTAAAATTGTCGAGTTTGCTTGCATTGCTGGCCTCTATATCTCCACTATGGGCATGATTACACTTTGGGGCAGAAGAGTTCGCAAGTATGACGATCCTCTTATGCAATATGGGTTTGATTTGGCTTCACTGCCAAAG TTGCAGAATTTTCTGAAGGGTCTGGCTGGTGGAGCCGTCCTTGTTACACTGATACATACTGTCAACACATCACTTGGTTGTGGATATCTGCATTGGCCAACCACTCTGTCTTTGGTATCTTCAGATCCTGTTGCATCAGTGAAAGCATATGGACAGATGCTTCTGCTGATTGTTAGAGGGGTTGCAACAGCGACTGTCATTGCAGCTGTGGAGGAATTGCTCTTCCGGTCATGGTTGCCCCAAGAAATTGCCGCTGACTTTGGATTTCACCGTGGAGTACTTATCTCAGGACTTTTGTTTGCTTTATCTCAAAG GTCAATATTGGAGATTCCCGGGCTATGGTTGTTATCCATATGTCTATCAGGAACTCGGCAAAGAAGTCAAGGAAGCCTCTCACTACCAATTGGGCTCCGTGCAGGGATAGTGGCTTCTAATTTCATCCTAAGAACTGGTGGTTTCCTCTCATATCGATCTACTTTTCCTCTATGGATCGCCGGAGTCCGCCCTTTTAAACCATTTAGCGGAGTTGTCGGCTTCGCCTTCGCATTGGTTTTGGTAGCTATTTTCTATCCTAAACAGCCACTTCATAAGGAAACAGAAACCAGACACATCAAAGAGTAA
- the LOC130988062 gene encoding pectinesterase-like: MDWRGMMIPHFTKTRIKMITLVISLIIFASLLLHISSNHPRNRSLSLINDACSHTLYAALCRSTLSAIGNSTDVIEFAIDRTVKRVQAARTSVADHFAAHQDLSAARDCVELLDQTLYELESAMAELSSLPSSRPRSYANINTLLSAAMTNEQTCINGFLDLEQVHSLGSRGNGRYLHKLLTPISHMISNILALIKHVESSSSFRETIKKGERMVGGGEWARRKSKSARPNVVVDRDGSGRYRLIGEAVAAAPNMSKKTYVIKINAGVYKENVVIPREKMNIMLVGDGMKSTIITGSRSLADGFSTFESATLTVVGDKFIARDITIENTAAAEKHQAVALRVTSNAAFYRCGILSYQDTLYAHSLRQLYQECTIEGTIDFIFGNAAAVFNKCRILVRRPLRGQRNTITAQGRDDPNQNTGISLHKCTIEAAPELNSTERKHFPTYLGRPWRKYSRVFVGNSYLGELIHPRGWLEWPQYSNADTVEYVECRNYGPGAAMRRRISWAGYRNNCTVEMVKQFTVAEFLHGEDDWLESTVIPIFG; this comes from the exons ATGGATTGGAGAGGAATGATGATCCCTCATTTCACCAAAACACGCATCAAAATGATCACACTGGTCATCTCCCTCATCATCTTCGCATCTCTACTCCTCCACATCTCATCAAATCATCCAAGAAACCGCTCTCTCTCACTCATCAACGACGCCTGCTCCCACACCCTCTACGCCGCCCTCTGCCGCTCCACCCTCTCCGCCATCGGCAACTCCACCGACGTCATCGAATTCGCCATCGATCGAACCGTGAAGCGCGTCCAGGCCGCAAGAACCAGCGTCGCCGATCACTTCGCCGCTCATCAAGATTTGAGCGCCGCCCGAGATTGCGTGGAGCTGCTCGATCAGACGCTCTACGAGCTCGAATCCGCCATGGCTGAGCTCAGCTCTCTCCCTTCTTCCCGGCCTCGATCATACGCCAATATCAACACCCTTTTGAGCGCAGCCATGACTAATGAGCAGACCTGCATCAACGGATTCTTGGATTTGGAACAAGTCCACTCCCTTGGAAGTAGAGGAAACGGCCGTTATCTGCACAAGTTATTGACGCCGATTTCTCACATGATCAGCAACATCTTGGCACTGATCAAGCATGTTgagagcagcagcagcttcCGAGAAACTATCAAGAAAGGGGAGAGGATGGTCGGCGGAGGAGAATGGGCGCGTCGAAAGAGTAAGAGTGCGAGGCCGAATGTGGTGGTGGATCGTGATGGAAGTGGGAGGTACAGACTCATTGGAGAGGCAGTTGCAGCAGCACCAAATATGAGCAAGAAAACTTATGTGATCAAGATCAATGCAGGGGTTTACAAAGAGAATGTTGTGATCCCAAGAGAGAAGATGAACATCATGTTGGTTGGAGATGGAATGAAGTCAACAATCATCACAGGTTCAAGAAGTTTAGCAGATGGATTTTCCACTTTCGAATCAGCTACACTAA CTGTGGTGGGGGACAAGTTCATAGCCAGAGATATAACCATAGAGAACACCGCAGCGGCAGAGAAGCACCAAGCGGTGGCCTTACGCGTCACCTCAAATGCTGCGTTTTATCGCTGTGGGATCCTCTCCTACCAAGACACACTCTACGCCCACTCACTGCGCCAGCTCTACCAGGAATGCACAATTGAAGGGACAATCGACTTCATCTTTGGCAACGCAGCAGCAGTGTTCAACAAGTGCAGGATACTGGTGCGGAGGCCGCTGAGGGGGCAGAGGAACACCATCACAGCTCAAGGGAGAGACGATCCCAACCAGAACACCGGGATCAGCCTGCACAAGTGCACCATAGAGGCCGCGCCAGAGCTCAATTCCACAGAGAGGAAGCACTTCCCCACATATCTAGGGAGGCCGTGGAGGAAGTACTCGAGAGTCTTCGTTGGGAATAGCTATCTCGGAGAGCTGATACACCCTCGAGGTTGGCTGGAATGGCCTCAGTATAGCAATGCCGATACTGTGGAGTACGTCGAGTGCAGGAATTATGGACCCGGTGCAGCTATGAGGCGTCGCATCTCCTGGGCTGGATATCGAAACAACTGCACTGTGGAAATGGTGAAGCAGTTTACAGTTGCAGAGTTCTTGCATGGAGAAGATGACTGGTTAGAGTCTACTGTGATACCAATCTTTGGTTGA
- the LOC130988039 gene encoding sucrose synthase produces MAERVLTRVHSLRERLDATLAAHRNEILLFLSRIEAHGKGILKPHELLAEFDAICPADKAKLQDHAFKDVLKSTQEAIVQPPWVALAIRLRPGVWEYVRVNVKALVVEELSVSDYLHFKEELVNGIGNGNFVLELDFEPFTASFPKPTLTKSIGNGVEFLNRHLSAKMFHDRDSMTPLLDFLRMHNYKGKTIMVNDRIKNLNALQSVLRKAEEYLSTLAPETAYDEFEHKFQEIGLERGWGDTAERVSEMISMLLDLLEAPDSCTLEKFLGRIPMVFNVVILSPHGYFAQENVLGYPDTGGQVVYILDQVPALEREMIKRIKQQGLDITPRILIVTRLLPDAVGTTCGQRLEKVFGAEHSHILRVPFRTEKGIVRKWISRFEVWPYMETFTEDVAKEMAVELQGKPDLIIGNYSEGNLAASLLAHKLGVTQCTIAHALEKTKYPDSDIYLKNFDDKYHFSCQFTADLYAMNHTDFIITSTFQEIAGSKDTVGQYESHMAFTMPGLYRVVHGINVFDPKFNIVSPGADTSVYFPYTDKERRLTAFHPEIEELLFSQVENEEHLCVLKDKKKPIIFTMARLDRVKNLTGLVELYAKSPKLRELANLVVVGGDRRKESKDLEEQAEMKKMYDLIETYKLNGQFRWISSQMNRVRNGELYRCIADTRGTFVQPAFYEAFGLTVVEAMTCGLPTFATLHGGPAEIIVHGKSGFHIDPYNGEQVAETLVAFFDKCKKEPEHWDAISAGGLQRIEEKYTWQIYSSRLLTLAGVYGFWKYVSKLDRQEIRRYLEMFYALKYRKLAEAVPMAVE; encoded by the exons ATGGCGGAACGTGTTCTGACCCGCGTCCACAGCCTCCGCGAGCGCCTGGACGCCACGCTCGCTGCTCACCGCAACGAGATCCTGCTGTTTCTATCGAG GATTGAAGCTCATGGTAAAGGGATTCTGAAGCCTCATGAGCTTCTGGCTGAGTTCGATGCGATCTGCCCCGCGGACAAGGCGAAGCTGCAGGATCACGCCTTCAAAGATGTGCTGAAGAGCACGCAGGAGGCGATCGTGCAGCCGCCGTGGGTGGCTCTGGCGATCCGGCTGCGGCCCGGCGTGTGGGAGTACGTCCGTGTGAATGTGAAGGCACTGGTTGTGGAGGAGCTCAGTGTGTCCGACTATCTCCACTTCAAGGAGGAGCTTGTCAACGGAAT TGGTAATGGAAACTTCGTGCTGGAGCTTGATTTTGAGCCCTTCACGGCCTCCTTCCCGAAGCCTACGCTGACGAAATCGATTGGCAATGGAGTGGAGTTCCTCAACAGGCATCTCTCCGCCAAGATGTTCCACGACAGGGACAGCATGACCCCTCTGCTTGATTTCCTCCGCATGCACAACTACAAGGGGAAG ACGATAATGGTGAACGACAGAATAAAGAATCTGAATGCTCTGCAAAGTGTCCTGAGGAAGGCTGAGGAGTATCTGTCGACCCTTGCTCCGGAGACGGCGTATGATGAGTTCGAGCACAAGTTTCAGGAGATCGGACTGGAGAGAGGGTGGGGCGACACGGCAGAGCGCGTCTCCGAGATGATCTCCATGCTCCTCGACCTCCTCGAGGCCCCTGATTCCTGCACTCTCGAGAAGTTTCTCGGGAGGATTCCTATGGTTTTCAATGTCGTCATTCTCTCGCCTCACGGCTACTTTGCTCAAGAGAACGTCTTAGGCTACCCCGACACCGGTGGCCAGGTTGTCTACATCTTGGATCAAGTCCCGGCCTTGGAGCGCGAGATGATCAAACGGATCAAGCAGCAAGGCCTCGACATCACGCCTCGAATCCTCATT GTGACTCGATTGCTCCCGGATGCGGTCGGGACCACTTGCGGGCAGCGACTCGAGAAGGTGTTTGGAGCTGAGCATTCGCATATTCTGCGAGTCCCCTTCAGAACAGAGAAGGGCATTGTTCGCAAATGGATCTCTCGTTTCGAGGTGTGGCCCTACATGGAGACCTTCACCGAG GATGTCGCCAAAGAAATGGCCGTGGAATTGCAAGGCAAGCCGGATTTGATCATCGGAAATTACAGCGAGGGCAACCTCGCTGCCTCCTTGCTGGCTCACAAATTAGGAGTCACACAG TGTACGATTGCTCATGCGTTGGAGAAAACAAAATACCCTGATTCCGATATCTACCTGAAGAATTTCGATGACAAGTATCACTTTTCATGCCAGTTTACTGCTGATCTTTATGCAATGAATCATACCGATTTCATCATCACCAGCACCTTCCAAGAGATTGCTGGAAG CAAGGACACCGTGGGGCAATACGAGAGTCACATGGCGTTCACGATGCCGGGATTGTACCGTGTGGTCCATGGCATCAACGTGTTCGACCCCAAGTTCAACATCGTCTCCCCCGGAGCTGACACGAGCGTCTACTTCCCCTACACGGACAAGGAGAGGAGGCTCACGGCCTTCCACCCCGAGATTGAGGAGCTTCTCTTCAGCCAAGTTGAAAACGAGGAGCATCT ATGTGTGCTGAAAGACAAGAAGAAGCCAATCATCTTCACCATGGCAAGATTGGACCGGGTGAAGAACCTAACCGGTCTAGTGGAGTTGTATGCCAAGAGCCCGAAGCTGAGGGAGTTGGCCAATCTTGTTGTAGTTGGTGGCGACAGGAGGAAGGAATCGAAAGATTTGGAGGAGCAGGCCGAGATGAAGAAGATGTACGATCTGATTGAGACCTACAAGCTCAACGGGCAGTTCAGGTGGATCTCGTCCCAGATGAACCGGGTGAGGAATGGGGAGCTGTACCGCTGCATTGCTGACACGAGGGGGACCTTCGTGCAGCCCGCCTTCTACGAGGCCTTTGGGCTGACAGTGGTGGAGGCCATGACGTGTGGCCTCCCGACTTTTGCAACCCTGCACGGGGGTCCAGCTGAGATCATCGTGCACGGGAAGTCGGGTTTCCACATTGACCCGTACAACGGGGAGCAGGTGGCGGAGACGCTAGTGGCCTTCTTCGACAAGTGCAAGAAGGAGCCGGAGCACTGGGACGCCATCTCCGCGGGTGGCCTTCAGAGAATCGAGGAGAA GTACACGTGGCAGATATATTCGAGCAGGCTGCTGACGCTGGCGGGGGTTTACGGGTTCTGGAAGTACGTGTCGAAACTGGATAGGCAGGAGATTAGGCGCTACCTTGAGATGTTCTATGCCCTCAAGTATCGCAAATTG GCTGAAGCTGTTCCAATGGCTGTTGAGTAA